A region from the Nonlabens sp. YIK11 genome encodes:
- a CDS encoding M20/M25/M40 family metallo-hydrolase — MKKTQLLFSSLILAAGLVTAQQQDPVVDAMVKEASENSQLENLAHELMDVVGPRLVGSPQMKAAGDWAVNKYKSWGIDAKTEKYGDWRGWERGITHIDMVAPRVQTLQGMQLAWSPSTGKKGVRGEVVALPTVSNEAEFQNWLKTIKGKIVLTSMPQPTGRPDENWEEFATPESFEKMKEMRDTLNQQFRKNMSNMGVSSRDLDSVLEKAGAIAVISSNWSRGFGVNKIFSTSTEKIPEIDLELEDYGMLWRLAESGHKPEVNIVAESKDLGKQPTFNTIAEIKGTEKPDEYVVLSAHFDSWDGGTGATDNGTGTITMMEAARLLKKHYPNPKRTIIVGLWGSEEQGLNGSRAYVEDHPEIVEGVQAVFNQDNGTGRVVNLSGGGFLYSYDYLSRWLSAVPNDITKHIETSFPGSPARGGSDYASFQAAGAPAFSLSSISWDYWNYTWHTNRDTYDKIVFDDVRNNAILTAILAYKASEDPEKASREKAVLPINRRTGEPSEWPTPRSPTRLGGM; from the coding sequence ATGAAGAAAACTCAATTATTATTCTCGAGTCTCATACTGGCCGCTGGCCTTGTGACGGCCCAACAACAAGATCCAGTGGTGGACGCCATGGTAAAAGAAGCCAGTGAAAACTCCCAATTGGAAAACCTAGCGCATGAACTTATGGATGTCGTGGGACCACGTCTAGTAGGTTCACCACAGATGAAAGCCGCTGGTGATTGGGCAGTGAATAAATACAAATCATGGGGCATCGATGCCAAAACCGAAAAATATGGCGACTGGCGCGGCTGGGAACGCGGTATCACGCACATTGACATGGTGGCACCTAGAGTACAAACACTACAGGGAATGCAACTGGCCTGGAGTCCTAGCACCGGTAAAAAAGGAGTACGCGGTGAAGTCGTGGCACTTCCTACCGTTTCCAATGAAGCAGAATTCCAAAATTGGTTGAAAACCATTAAAGGTAAAATTGTCTTGACATCCATGCCGCAACCTACCGGTAGACCAGATGAAAACTGGGAAGAGTTCGCAACACCAGAATCCTTTGAGAAAATGAAGGAAATGCGCGATACACTCAACCAGCAGTTTAGAAAAAACATGAGTAATATGGGTGTTTCTTCCCGCGATTTGGATTCCGTTCTTGAAAAAGCTGGCGCTATTGCGGTAATTTCATCCAACTGGTCTAGAGGTTTTGGAGTTAATAAGATCTTCAGCACCAGTACAGAAAAGATTCCTGAAATCGACCTAGAACTGGAAGACTACGGTATGTTATGGAGGCTGGCAGAATCAGGTCACAAACCAGAAGTAAACATTGTAGCCGAATCTAAAGACCTAGGAAAACAACCTACATTCAACACGATAGCAGAAATTAAAGGAACTGAAAAACCAGATGAATATGTGGTGCTATCAGCGCACTTTGATTCTTGGGATGGCGGTACTGGAGCGACTGATAATGGTACGGGAACCATCACCATGATGGAGGCTGCAAGATTGCTTAAAAAGCACTACCCTAATCCAAAGCGTACGATTATTGTAGGCCTTTGGGGCAGCGAGGAACAAGGTTTGAACGGTTCTAGAGCTTATGTAGAAGATCATCCTGAAATCGTTGAAGGCGTACAGGCTGTATTCAATCAGGATAACGGTACTGGTCGTGTCGTGAACTTATCTGGTGGTGGTTTTCTATATTCCTATGACTACTTGAGCAGATGGCTTAGTGCGGTACCCAATGATATTACCAAGCATATTGAAACGAGTTTCCCAGGTTCACCAGCACGTGGTGGATCTGACTATGCATCCTTCCAGGCTGCTGGTGCGCCAGCATTTAGTTTGAGCTCTATAAGCTGGGATTACTGGAATTACACCTGGCATACCAATAGAGATACATATGATAAAATAGTTTTTGACGACGTGCGCAACAATGCGATCTTGACTGCGATCTTGGCTTACAAAGCCAGTGAAGATCCTGAAAAGGCCTCTCGTGAAAAGGCTGTATTGCCTATCAACCGTCGTACTGGTGAGCCTAGTGAATGGCCTACACCACGATCTCCCACAAGATTGGGCGGTATGTAA
- the fumC gene encoding class II fumarate hydratase translates to MEHRIEKDTMGPIEVPADKLWGAQTQRSRENFKIGPSGSMPLEIIYGFAYLKKAAAYTNEELGVLATEKRDLIAQVCDEILDGKHDDQFPLVIWQTGSGTQSNMNVNEVIANRAHQIAGKKIGEGDKTIQPNDDVNKSQSSNDTFPTGMHIACYKRIVEDTIPGIIQLRNTLHEKSQEFSEVVKIGRTHLMDATPLTLGQEFSGYVSQLDHGIIALEHTLDHLSELALGGTAVGTGLNTPDGYDVKVAGYIAEFTGLPFKTADNKFEALAAHDALVETHGALKQVAVSLNKIANDIRMLASGPRSGIGEIIIPANEPGSSIMPGKVNPTQCEALTMVSAQVMGNDVTVSVGGMQGQYELNVFKPVMAAAVLQSAQLIGDACRSFEEHCAAGIEPNHTRIKDLLNNSLMLVTALNTKIGYYKAAEIANKAHEEGTTLKEAAVATGYLTAEEFDEWVRPEDMVGKR, encoded by the coding sequence ATGGAACACCGTATAGAAAAAGATACCATGGGACCCATAGAGGTTCCAGCAGATAAATTGTGGGGCGCGCAAACACAGCGTTCCCGTGAGAATTTTAAGATAGGTCCATCTGGCAGTATGCCGCTGGAAATAATTTATGGCTTTGCCTATCTCAAAAAAGCGGCGGCTTATACTAATGAAGAGCTAGGTGTCCTCGCCACTGAAAAGCGCGATTTGATCGCCCAGGTCTGTGATGAGATTCTAGATGGGAAACATGACGATCAATTCCCATTGGTGATCTGGCAAACCGGTTCTGGAACGCAATCCAACATGAATGTGAACGAGGTAATTGCCAACCGCGCCCACCAGATTGCAGGTAAAAAAATAGGCGAAGGTGACAAAACCATACAACCCAACGACGACGTCAATAAATCCCAAAGCAGTAACGATACTTTCCCAACAGGAATGCATATTGCCTGCTATAAAAGAATTGTAGAAGACACCATTCCTGGGATCATCCAGTTGCGCAATACATTGCACGAGAAAAGCCAGGAATTTAGCGAAGTAGTCAAAATAGGACGCACACACTTGATGGATGCGACTCCATTGACTTTGGGTCAAGAATTTTCAGGATATGTTTCCCAGTTGGATCACGGTATCATTGCTTTGGAGCATACCTTGGATCATTTGAGTGAATTGGCTCTAGGTGGAACCGCTGTGGGAACAGGACTCAACACACCAGACGGCTATGACGTTAAAGTGGCAGGCTATATTGCAGAATTCACAGGCCTACCTTTCAAAACAGCCGATAATAAATTTGAAGCCTTGGCGGCTCATGATGCTTTGGTAGAAACGCATGGAGCATTAAAGCAAGTGGCTGTTTCCTTAAATAAAATTGCTAATGACATACGAATGCTGGCCAGTGGACCACGCAGCGGTATTGGCGAAATTATCATCCCAGCAAACGAACCAGGAAGTTCCATCATGCCAGGAAAAGTGAACCCAACCCAATGTGAAGCATTGACGATGGTAAGTGCTCAAGTAATGGGTAACGATGTCACGGTAAGCGTTGGTGGTATGCAAGGTCAATATGAACTGAACGTTTTCAAACCAGTCATGGCTGCTGCCGTCTTGCAAAGCGCCCAATTGATAGGTGATGCTTGTAGAAGTTTTGAAGAACACTGTGCTGCGGGAATCGAACCTAATCATACGCGCATCAAGGATTTATTGAACAACTCTTTAATGCTGGTTACCGCCTTGAATACCAAGATAGGCTACTACAAAGCCGCCGAAATAGCCAACAAGGCTCATGAAGAAGGCACTACGTTAAAAGAAGCTGCCGTAGCCACAGGCTACCTAACTGCTGAAGAGTTTGACGAATGGGTCAGACCTGAGGATATGGTTGGGAAGCGATAG
- the ccsA gene encoding cytochrome c biogenesis protein CcsA, whose product MKDRIIAILFSTRTMSILLIVFAISMAVGTFIENSYDTPTSKLWVYNTWWFSALMLWLMLNFIGNIKRYQLWQWKKWATLTMHLSWILIIIGAGITRYISYEGMMLIREGQTEDTFLSDETYYSVLIQGEDPNGNPMQREVREEVLLSRYDYDDVETFEFYDKEVSFQVDTLIYDAVEGLKPSENGDRYLKIVEAGSGSRHDHLIKDGEEASIHGVLFAVNKDPQEAAEKGMINIIENWNGYSIQTPFEGDYLRMADQQKGEVFADSLQPLQLRSLYNMAGMQFVIPEPIQQGEVGIVASAEPTSAKAYGLIGTLRSGDDEQRIELMGGKGILTDYSSTDINGLKFYMKYGSIDRELPFSITLKDFIATKYPGTEKGYSAFESQVVVNDADSTKTEERIYMNHVLDKAGFRFFQSGFDPDELGTHLSVNHDFWGKAVTYAGYILLYIAMMALIFDPNTRFGELRRLINRVEKRKAKKVLMIAVLMSGSFAFAKPALSVAEMANYQQPPTQTDSVAVDHTGHNHAVQQPAFQNHAGHDLETVDGDTSMESRDGVSTNMPADAMKAEQAAPATPQVLPEIPLRVLDSIIVANMVPKAQADRFGRVVVQDNGRMKPIATLASEVLRRMSERDYYEAKVGDSTVRLSPEQTLISMMQMGQLWFEVPIIKLYYKNDSLKSVIDVDKSRSYASGMDFFRKPNGEVGGYKLSPFLDDANSADVKTNIQNEFIDINFSVGLLDQVISGSILKIFPNPNAENNTWYSALERDEAGFEREGDYNFVRDFVPAYTTLLNEGNQTGDYLRANTALNSLFEFQRAYGTDVMPSEDKIEAEILYNKYDVFKSLYKWYVWFGVVMLILLIVEIVRPMKEIRWTIKFHKYAIFGIFLVHTLALAVRWYLSGHAPWSDAYESLIYVAWATMAFGLMFGRKSEMTIASTAFVVAIILWVAQLNWLDPSIANLQPVLDSYWLMIHVAVIVGSYGPFALGMILGIVTLILMIFSSKKNKKKMDLNIKELTYINEVSLTVGLIMLTIGNFLGAMWANESWGRYWGWDPKETWALITIFVYAFVLHLRLVPGLKGRWTFNLWSVLAFYSVMMTYFGVNFYLSGLHSYASGDQIISYQAIFGSLAFVAILAGFALWREKKVYGKKRLK is encoded by the coding sequence ATGAAAGACAGGATAATAGCGATTCTTTTCTCCACTAGAACCATGTCCATTTTACTGATTGTTTTTGCGATAAGCATGGCCGTCGGTACCTTTATTGAAAACTCCTACGACACGCCTACTTCAAAGCTTTGGGTATATAATACTTGGTGGTTTAGCGCCTTGATGTTGTGGTTGATGCTCAACTTTATAGGTAACATCAAACGCTATCAATTATGGCAGTGGAAGAAATGGGCAACGCTCACCATGCACTTGTCATGGATTCTTATCATCATAGGCGCTGGAATCACGAGATACATTTCTTATGAAGGAATGATGTTGATACGTGAAGGCCAGACAGAAGATACCTTTTTAAGTGATGAGACGTATTACAGCGTTTTGATCCAGGGCGAGGATCCCAACGGGAATCCCATGCAACGTGAAGTGAGAGAAGAAGTCTTGTTAAGCCGCTATGATTATGACGATGTGGAAACTTTTGAATTCTATGACAAAGAGGTCAGCTTTCAAGTAGATACGCTTATTTATGACGCGGTAGAAGGATTAAAGCCTAGTGAAAATGGCGATCGTTACCTCAAGATTGTTGAAGCTGGATCTGGATCCAGACATGATCACTTGATAAAAGATGGCGAGGAAGCTAGTATTCACGGTGTTCTTTTTGCCGTAAACAAAGATCCTCAAGAAGCGGCCGAGAAAGGCATGATCAACATTATCGAGAACTGGAATGGTTACTCCATCCAGACACCTTTTGAAGGTGATTACCTAAGAATGGCAGACCAGCAAAAGGGCGAGGTCTTTGCAGATTCTCTCCAACCATTACAGTTGCGTTCCCTGTACAACATGGCAGGAATGCAGTTTGTCATTCCAGAACCTATACAGCAAGGAGAAGTAGGTATTGTGGCGAGTGCAGAACCTACATCGGCTAAAGCATATGGCCTTATTGGAACCTTGCGCAGCGGTGATGATGAGCAACGCATTGAATTGATGGGTGGAAAAGGCATCTTGACAGATTATTCCAGCACTGACATTAACGGTCTAAAATTTTATATGAAATATGGATCTATTGACCGCGAACTTCCCTTTAGCATCACTCTCAAAGACTTTATCGCCACTAAATATCCTGGAACGGAAAAAGGTTATTCTGCGTTTGAGAGTCAGGTCGTGGTCAACGATGCTGATAGTACCAAAACTGAAGAACGTATTTATATGAACCACGTTTTGGACAAAGCTGGTTTTAGATTTTTCCAATCTGGTTTTGATCCAGATGAGCTGGGAACACACCTGTCGGTAAATCATGACTTCTGGGGTAAGGCTGTTACCTATGCTGGATATATTTTGTTGTACATAGCGATGATGGCTTTGATCTTTGATCCTAATACCAGATTTGGTGAGCTGCGCAGATTGATCAATCGAGTAGAGAAGCGTAAAGCTAAAAAAGTGTTGATGATCGCAGTGTTGATGAGTGGTAGTTTCGCTTTCGCGAAACCTGCATTGAGCGTAGCCGAAATGGCGAATTACCAACAACCACCTACACAAACTGACAGCGTTGCGGTAGATCATACGGGTCACAACCACGCGGTCCAACAACCTGCCTTTCAAAATCATGCAGGACATGACCTTGAGACTGTAGATGGAGACACCTCCATGGAAAGTCGTGATGGTGTTAGTACCAACATGCCGGCAGACGCCATGAAAGCAGAACAAGCGGCACCTGCCACGCCACAGGTACTTCCAGAAATCCCATTGCGGGTTTTAGATAGCATCATCGTGGCAAATATGGTTCCCAAGGCACAGGCAGACCGTTTTGGTAGAGTAGTGGTACAGGACAATGGTCGTATGAAGCCTATCGCAACTCTAGCATCTGAGGTGCTGCGACGCATGTCAGAGCGTGATTATTATGAGGCAAAAGTGGGCGATTCCACAGTGCGCTTATCTCCAGAACAAACGCTTATAAGCATGATGCAAATGGGCCAACTTTGGTTTGAGGTGCCCATTATCAAATTGTATTACAAGAACGATTCTTTAAAATCGGTTATTGATGTGGATAAAAGTCGCTCGTATGCCAGCGGTATGGATTTCTTTAGAAAACCTAACGGCGAGGTAGGTGGCTATAAATTAAGTCCGTTCTTGGACGATGCCAACAGTGCCGACGTCAAAACCAATATTCAAAACGAATTTATTGATATCAACTTTAGCGTTGGTTTGCTGGACCAAGTCATCAGTGGTTCGATTTTAAAGATTTTCCCTAATCCCAATGCAGAAAATAATACTTGGTATTCTGCACTGGAAAGAGATGAGGCTGGCTTTGAACGTGAAGGCGATTATAATTTTGTAAGGGATTTTGTACCAGCATATACGACATTACTTAATGAAGGTAACCAGACAGGTGATTATTTAAGAGCCAATACTGCGCTCAATAGTCTATTTGAATTTCAGCGCGCTTATGGTACCGATGTGATGCCATCAGAAGACAAGATTGAGGCAGAAATCCTTTACAACAAATATGACGTCTTCAAGAGCTTGTACAAATGGTACGTGTGGTTTGGAGTCGTGATGCTGATCCTATTGATCGTTGAGATCGTTAGGCCTATGAAAGAAATCCGCTGGACGATTAAATTTCACAAGTATGCCATTTTTGGGATCTTCTTGGTACACACTCTTGCGCTGGCGGTTCGCTGGTATTTGAGTGGTCACGCACCATGGTCAGATGCTTATGAATCCTTGATTTATGTCGCTTGGGCTACCATGGCCTTTGGGTTGATGTTTGGAAGAAAAAGTGAAATGACTATTGCCAGCACGGCTTTTGTGGTCGCCATTATATTATGGGTGGCGCAATTGAACTGGCTCGATCCATCGATAGCCAACCTTCAACCGGTACTGGATTCATACTGGTTAATGATTCACGTTGCCGTGATTGTAGGTAGTTATGGGCCATTTGCCTTGGGGATGATTCTAGGTATCGTGACCTTGATCTTGATGATTTTCTCGTCTAAGAAGAATAAAAAGAAAATGGATCTTAACATCAAAGAGTTGACCTACATCAACGAGGTTTCTTTGACGGTAGGCTTGATCATGTTGACCATAGGTAACTTTTTGGGAGCCATGTGGGCTAATGAAAGTTGGGGACGTTACTGGGGTTGGGATCCTAAGGAAACTTGGGCTTTGATTACCATTTTCGTTTATGCCTTTGTACTGCACTTGAGATTGGTTCCAGGCTTGAAAGGCCGCTGGACGTTCAATCTATGGTCTGTGTTGGCTTTTTACAGCGTGATGATGACCTATTTTGGAGTGAATTTTTACCTATCTGGACTGCACAGTTATGCTAGTGGTGACCAGATCATTTCCTATCAAGCCATTTTCGGATCACTCGCATTCGTGGCTATCCTAGCAGGATTTGCCCTATGGAGAGAAAAAAAGGTGTACGGTAAGAAAAGGTTGAAATAG
- a CDS encoding Rossmann-like and DUF2520 domain-containing protein, with the protein MISVFVIGTGNLGMQLCSALETAVDSQVKLVGYTNQSGSKLSEINAPLFKENWPPCDLYIIAVPDDAIQEVSQFVPQNQAVAHTSGSVPMNVLARHEQHGVLYIPQTFTKYRRAALEEVTVCLESNSQEIDEKLRLVAGTLSRKRTHINSTQRQQLHLAAVYMNNFVNHCYFKSAEILKNADLDQDLLNELRAETLTNAQSTTAQEAQTGPARRGDQKTIERHLKQLKEEDQAMYLAISESIKRTYEDEL; encoded by the coding sequence ATGATCAGTGTTTTTGTCATAGGTACCGGTAATCTGGGAATGCAATTGTGTAGCGCGCTGGAAACTGCTGTAGATTCTCAAGTCAAGCTTGTTGGATATACGAACCAAAGCGGTTCAAAACTTTCAGAAATCAATGCGCCATTGTTCAAAGAAAACTGGCCGCCATGCGATCTTTACATCATCGCGGTACCAGACGATGCGATTCAAGAAGTAAGTCAGTTCGTGCCTCAAAATCAGGCCGTGGCGCATACCAGCGGTAGCGTTCCTATGAATGTTTTGGCACGACATGAGCAGCATGGTGTTCTCTACATCCCGCAAACTTTTACCAAATACCGAAGAGCGGCTTTGGAAGAAGTTACCGTATGCCTGGAATCTAACTCACAGGAAATTGATGAAAAATTGAGGTTGGTGGCTGGTACGCTTTCGCGAAAGCGAACTCATATCAACTCCACGCAACGACAACAACTTCATCTTGCCGCTGTCTATATGAACAATTTTGTCAATCACTGTTATTTCAAATCTGCGGAAATCCTAAAAAACGCCGACCTTGATCAAGACCTTCTAAATGAATTGAGGGCAGAAACGCTCACAAATGCTCAGTCCACAACCGCTCAAGAGGCACAAACGGGACCAGCGCGCCGTGGTGACCAAAAAACCATCGAGCGTCATTTGAAGCAATTAAAAGAAGAAGATCAAGCCATGTATCTGGCCATAAGTGAATCCATCAAACGTACCTATGAAGACGAATTATAA
- a CDS encoding KdsC family phosphatase encodes MKTNYKKLLTNIKAFIFDVDGVLTDGRLLISDSGELLRTMNAKDGYAMKTALNNGYLVCIITGGKNEGVKSRLLGLGVNDVFLDAHDKMKELQEYMDKHDLTAEELLYMGDDMPDVPVLEHVGLASCPQDAIPEVKAVCDYISHKKGGDACVRDVIEQVMKVHGKWKVEYGKNAASS; translated from the coding sequence ATGAAGACGAATTATAAGAAACTGCTCACTAATATCAAGGCCTTTATTTTTGACGTCGATGGCGTGCTAACGGATGGTCGACTGCTAATTTCAGATAGTGGTGAATTACTGCGCACCATGAATGCCAAGGATGGCTATGCAATGAAAACCGCATTAAATAATGGATATCTGGTCTGCATTATAACTGGTGGTAAAAATGAAGGTGTCAAATCCAGACTACTGGGACTAGGCGTTAATGACGTGTTTCTGGACGCTCACGATAAAATGAAGGAGCTCCAGGAATATATGGATAAACACGATTTAACAGCAGAAGAGCTACTATACATGGGCGACGATATGCCTGACGTTCCCGTTTTGGAACATGTAGGACTGGCTAGCTGTCCACAGGATGCCATTCCAGAAGTCAAAGCGGTTTGCGATTATATTTCCCACAAAAAAGGTGGCGATGCCTGTGTACGCGATGTCATTGAGCAAGTCATGAAAGTGCATGGTAAATGGAAGGTGGAATATGGTAAAAACGCCGCTAGCAGTTGA
- a CDS encoding geranylgeranylglycerol-phosphate geranylgeranyltransferase yields MIYLKLTRWPNVLMTVLTQLVIIYGYLPQTQASLALESWQVFLLLLATALLTASGNVINDIYDVATDVLNKPDKVIVGKRITEKKAFNFYILLTILAVVAGFILANSIHLPSLAAIFIIVSFVLYLYATNLKKILLLGNVVISVLVALVVIIIAVFELVPSITDLNRAIQLSVFRHLLIFSLFAFLVNLLRENIKDCQDVKGDHATGRNSLAIVLGRLRALKVLSIYTIILVLVIGYLVFDQLFADRVTLYYIVFLIMAPLMFLGIRLWTAVSKKELAILSLVCKLVLLTGIIGIALIKF; encoded by the coding sequence TTGATATACTTAAAACTTACTCGATGGCCTAATGTGTTGATGACCGTTCTTACTCAGCTGGTCATTATATACGGCTATTTACCGCAGACGCAGGCTTCCTTGGCTTTAGAATCTTGGCAGGTGTTTTTATTGCTACTGGCCACCGCTTTGTTGACGGCGAGTGGTAACGTGATCAACGATATTTATGACGTTGCTACAGATGTGCTCAATAAACCGGATAAAGTAATCGTGGGCAAACGTATCACAGAAAAAAAAGCCTTCAATTTTTACATCCTATTGACTATTCTTGCCGTTGTTGCTGGATTTATTCTAGCCAATAGCATACACTTACCTAGCCTAGCCGCAATCTTTATCATCGTGTCCTTTGTACTTTATTTGTATGCGACCAACCTAAAGAAAATACTGCTTTTGGGAAATGTGGTAATCTCTGTACTAGTAGCGTTGGTGGTGATTATCATCGCAGTTTTTGAACTGGTTCCCTCAATAACCGATTTAAATAGAGCTATACAGTTATCTGTATTCCGGCATCTCTTGATATTTTCCCTTTTTGCTTTTTTAGTAAATCTTCTAAGAGAAAATATCAAGGATTGCCAAGATGTAAAAGGTGATCACGCCACTGGTAGGAACAGTCTTGCCATCGTTCTGGGCCGACTTAGGGCGTTGAAAGTGTTGTCCATTTATACCATTATCTTAGTATTGGTTATAGGTTATCTGGTTTTTGATCAGCTATTTGCAGACCGTGTGACCTTGTACTATATCGTGTTTTTAATCATGGCGCCGTTAATGTTTCTGGGAATCAGATTGTGGACGGCCGTATCCAAAAAAGAATTAGCAATACTTTCATTGGTTTGTAAATTGGTTTTACTCACTGGTATCATAGGTATTGCCTTAATCAAATTTTAA
- a CDS encoding Maf family nucleotide pyrophosphatase: MLQEKLQHIDIILASQSPRRQELLKGLDIDFRIETRPVDEVYEDHLTAGEITAFLAALKAKAFQNDVKENELLITSDTIVWLDNEALGKPENEQHAKEMLASMSGKMHEVYTSVTFTTSTKQDTITDCTKVYFKKLTTAEISYYVDTYQPMDRAGAYGIQDWIGYTGIEKLDGCYYNVMGLPLPKVYEWLAQNF; the protein is encoded by the coding sequence ATGTTACAGGAAAAACTTCAACATATAGACATCATACTTGCCTCACAGTCGCCACGCCGGCAAGAATTACTAAAAGGACTGGACATCGATTTTAGAATTGAAACTAGGCCTGTCGATGAAGTTTATGAAGATCACTTAACTGCTGGTGAAATCACCGCTTTTCTTGCGGCGCTCAAGGCGAAAGCATTTCAAAATGACGTTAAGGAAAATGAGCTGCTTATAACCAGCGACACCATTGTATGGTTGGATAATGAGGCTTTAGGCAAACCAGAAAACGAACAGCACGCCAAAGAAATGCTTGCCTCCATGAGTGGCAAGATGCACGAAGTATATACATCGGTCACATTTACCACAAGTACAAAACAAGACACTATAACCGATTGTACCAAAGTCTATTTTAAAAAACTTACCACTGCGGAGATTTCCTATTACGTCGATACGTATCAACCTATGGATCGTGCTGGCGCCTATGGCATACAAGACTGGATAGGATATACCGGCATTGAAAAGTTGGATGGTTGCTATTATAACGTGATGGGATTACCTTTACCTAAAGTCTATGAATGGCTTGCACAGAATTTCTAA
- a CDS encoding nucleoside-diphosphate kinase, whose amino-acid sequence MATNRTFTMIKPDAVEDGHIGAILEKITSSGFKIAALKLTQMTVADAEEFYAIHSERPFFGELVEFMSRGPIVAAVLEKENAVADFRTLIGATNPSEAADGTIRKLFAKSVGENAVHGSDSDENAAIEAAFHFAGREMF is encoded by the coding sequence ATGGCAACGAATAGAACATTTACAATGATCAAACCTGATGCTGTCGAGGATGGACACATAGGTGCTATACTAGAAAAAATAACAAGCAGTGGTTTTAAGATCGCCGCTTTGAAATTGACACAGATGACTGTGGCAGATGCTGAAGAATTTTATGCCATTCACAGTGAGCGTCCATTCTTTGGCGAATTGGTAGAATTCATGTCTCGTGGTCCTATCGTGGCAGCAGTATTGGAGAAAGAAAATGCCGTAGCAGATTTCCGTACCTTGATAGGTGCGACCAACCCATCTGAGGCTGCTGATGGAACCATAAGAAAATTATTTGCCAAAAGTGTAGGCGAGAATGCCGTACACGGTAGCGATAGTGATGAGAATGCAGCGATTGAGGCAGCATTCCACTTTGCAGGAAGAGAGATGTTCTAG
- a CDS encoding DHH family phosphoesterase — protein MQKEEIQKLKAELSTPQKIVIVPHKSPDGDAVGSITALYSFLIKQNHEVSMISPNDFPSFLSWLTHSDKILNYEQSRSESDALIAAADFIFILDHNALHRTGDMESPLSQSNATFVMIDHHQQPDDFATYMYSDTSMSSTCEMMYHFLDKMDALNQIDAAMATSLYTGILTDTGSFKYRSTTSTTLRVAANLVDKGADSEAINRKIYDVNTPSRMKLLGVALNNLTVLPQYRTAFITLTQQELDDNNFQKGDTEGFVNYALSLDDVVFAQIFIEKKDESIIKTSLRSKGDFDVNEMARKHWNGGGHKNAAGGRSELSMQETKDKLILILRDYEKALQDTQI, from the coding sequence ATGCAAAAAGAAGAAATCCAAAAACTGAAGGCTGAATTATCAACGCCACAGAAAATTGTCATCGTACCTCATAAAAGTCCGGACGGTGATGCTGTTGGTTCCATTACCGCGCTTTATAGTTTTCTCATTAAACAGAATCATGAGGTAAGTATGATTTCGCCCAACGATTTCCCATCCTTTCTGTCGTGGTTGACGCATAGCGATAAGATTTTGAACTATGAGCAGAGCAGATCTGAATCTGACGCGCTTATCGCAGCGGCAGATTTCATTTTTATCTTGGATCACAATGCCTTGCATAGAACCGGCGATATGGAATCACCACTATCACAGTCTAATGCGACCTTTGTGATGATTGATCATCACCAGCAGCCTGATGATTTTGCTACCTATATGTATAGCGACACCAGCATGAGCAGTACATGTGAGATGATGTATCACTTTTTAGATAAGATGGATGCCTTGAATCAAATCGATGCTGCCATGGCCACAAGTCTGTATACCGGTATTTTAACAGATACGGGCAGTTTCAAATATAGATCCACAACTTCTACCACGCTGCGCGTTGCAGCTAACCTGGTAGATAAAGGTGCCGATAGCGAGGCCATCAACCGCAAAATCTATGACGTGAACACACCATCAAGAATGAAATTGTTGGGTGTGGCACTAAACAATCTCACCGTTCTACCCCAATATAGAACTGCCTTTATCACCTTGACACAACAAGAGCTGGACGACAACAATTTCCAAAAAGGCGATACTGAAGGCTTTGTCAATTATGCCTTGAGTCTGGACGACGTGGTATTTGCACAGATCTTTATCGAGAAAAAGGATGAGAGCATCATCAAGACTTCCCTAAGGTCCAAAGGTGATTTTGACGTGAATGAAATGGCCCGAAAACACTGGAATGGTGGTGGCCACAAGAATGCGGCTGGCGGCAGGTCAGAACTAAGTATGCAAGAAACTAAAGACAAATTAATCCTTATATTGCGCGACTATGAAAAAGCCCTACAGGATACTCAAATATAG